Sequence from the Neomonachus schauinslandi chromosome 9, ASM220157v2, whole genome shotgun sequence genome:
GAGAAAGGAACAATATTTGTCCTGAAGATAGCAACTCATCTACGTTGAGCAAAAgacctattaaaaaataaatgaccatgCTACAGGGTAGAAAATAAATTCACCTCCAAAAAGTCATGTTCTCATTTGATTCTTCCTGATCAGATAAATCAAATTTACTAATACTGCTTTATAGttagtatttaaaatgaaaatacttcaaGTTTAATTTCAAACCATTTTGTTACCTTTAACATCCCTATTATTTATTAAGTTACAAAACTCAATACGTTGGTATGGATTGTGAATTACAACACACTCAGCTTTACTGAAGAACTTTAAAACAACTCTGAAAAGGGGGATGGGGAAACTATATTTTATGTATAGGAATGCCAATGGCATAGGTTAACAAGAGAATTTACATGTAGGAAAGGACGtaagattattttgaaagaaaagtatgaaatataGATTATTTAACTGTGTTTGCAACGCCTACCAAATTCCAAATATCCCTGGATTGTAAGCGAattacaattaagaaaaaaaattaagtaagcaTACAATCtatttggtaaaaacaaaaaccaaacacctggtcaaaaatattcattaaccCCTAGTGTGTAACTTTAAACAATTAGtttatcataagaaaaataaactgatctGGAAGTAAAATTTAGGGCAGAGATTTATTTCAACTGCCCTTGTAGAAAAATTCAAAgtgacataagaaaaataaaatattaaatgaaaatatgtatataatcattCCCATATTCCCACACTTTCCCTAGCATTGTTCTGTTGCATCAATCCTGAGTACTCTAACTTTTGATTTATAGTGATATTCCTTCAGATATAATTTCATAGAAGAAGGAATTGGAAGGGCATCAATGCCATCATAAGTTGTACAGTTACAAATAACTGTTCTGCATATATGCTgcaaggaaaaggggaaagtcCGAATTAAAGGAGTGGATAAAAGTGGTTCGAAGAACATACAGGCACTCGGGTCCTTATAATGTTCTAGGAGCCCAGTAATGTCAGGAGAATGGAAGACACAAGGATCATGTGCATCAAAGCTAAAGTTGTGATTCCACTGTTCAATTCTAGCATGAAGAGAACGACTATAGCGTCTAAAACTAACTGAGAATAAATAGTCTTCCTGTGCTGAGTCTCGCAGTAAAAAGGTACCCTCTGGTTTTCCCTCTAGTAGAGCTTCAGCTGCATATTTATCCATAACTCCCCAGTAACATGGATTGTTATTGATCTGAAGGAGGTCTGGTACAAGACAGTGGACATAATCAATCTGGGTATGGTACTTAGGAGGTGTTTCCAACTGCAGGATTTCTTCATCCATTTCCcatttgggtttgtttcttttcctggaacTTGTGCAAAGTGTTATAATTTCATCATCTGAATCCATATCACTATCTTCTATACTGTTATTTGAAACCAGGTTCATCACAGAGCCAGTCACAGGACCACCTCTACATGAAGCGCTGTTGGTGGTTATGACACAGGGCTGAACATTG
This genomic interval carries:
- the SOCS4 gene encoding suppressor of cytokine signaling 4, translated to MAENSESISKNVDVRPKTSRSRSADRKDGYVWSGKKLSWSKKSESCSDAETVNAVEKTEVPLRSQERKHSCSSIELDLDHSCGHRFLGRSLKQKLQDAVGQCFPIKNCSGRHSSGLPSKRKIHISELMLDKCPFPPRSDLAFRWHFIKRHTAPINPKSNEWVNTDLSQSELRDGQLKQRRNVEEEVNCFSHSNVQPCVITTNSASCRGGPVTGSVMNLVSNNSIEDSDMDSDDEIITLCTSSRKRNKPKWEMDEEILQLETPPKYHTQIDYVHCLVPDLLQINNNPCYWGVMDKYAAEALLEGKPEGTFLLRDSAQEDYLFSVSFRRYSRSLHARIEQWNHNFSFDAHDPCVFHSPDITGLLEHYKDPSACMFFEPLLSTPLIRTFPFSLQHICRTVICNCTTYDGIDALPIPSSMKLYLKEYHYKSKVRVLRIDATEQC